A stretch of DNA from Peromyscus maniculatus bairdii isolate BWxNUB_F1_BW_parent chromosome 7, HU_Pman_BW_mat_3.1, whole genome shotgun sequence:
TCCCAGGAGAAACCCTCCTTGGATACAGACAGTTTTGTTTCATTGTGGCACAACAGATATAAAAGTTGAGAAGCAGAAAATAGATAATGGGAAATGTTGATTCTGTTGAAAATGCAGATAACTTACCAAGGCCAAGTTCATGTAAATAGGAGCCCAATAGAGATGGGCTCCTGGACTGGACAAAGCTTTCCCTACAGTTTCTCAGAGCATATGGCATCTGATCATCAAGGTTGATCCCAGCACAGCCAATTAAAgctaaaaccaaaatgaaattatatatatatatatatatatctcaagcCACTCTATCTGACCCTCTCTCTGGGGCACTTGAAGTGAAGACAGGGAGCTACAAATTAGTAGCATGTGCTGGAGTTGAGAAGCACAAAGTTCGTCCAGGGCTTGAGGCAACCATTTCTGCCACAAGGCAAGAAAGGCAAAGAgcagaagggggctggagaggggctgggtggttaagagcactggctgctcttccagaggacccgggttcaattcccagcacccacatggcagctcacaactgtctggaactcccaCCCCAgcagatccaatgccttcttctggcctccatgggcattgtatgcacagacatacatgggggcacagacatacatggaggcaaaacatccacacacataaaagattTATTCCACAGAAGCAAAGGAGTCAGGAGAGTGAGAAGGGAGCAAGGCAGACAGCAGCGAAAGCCGAGACCCACAAGAGGGGGTGAGGAAGCCATGAGGGAGTCACCTCGATTCCTGTGTTCCTTGCTCGCCTGTCTCCAGGCAGCTCAGCCAGTCATTCCAAGTTTCTGTTTCTAAACAGCCTTTTGGAAATGTCCACCCCTATGTGTCCCCAGACCAGAGTTCCAAGGGTCAGACTCTGTCCCTCTAAGTCAGGCTGGGGTTCCTGACTGTGGGCTGGTGCCAGATTGGTGCCATTTGCTAGAGTCCAAGGCACAGCCTAGAGGCCAGAGGCTGGAAGCCTGGAGGCCAAGCCTACACCTGGTACTCAGTGCAATGGAGCCTGTCCTAACAATGTCACTGCAAATGGCCTCCCAGAGCCTCAAGCATCTGACAGCACCTCCCTGGCTCTTTTCAGCGTCATCAGAGAAGACCTGTACATTAGCCATCATTAAGCCAGACGCGGTGGCCCATGGAAAGGCTGATGAGATCATGATGAAGGTAGGAGATACAAGGGTTACCTTACGTGCTCTCAGGTCCCCTCGCAGTGGATAcacaggggtgggggcagtggcAGCTGTGATGTTCTGAGGAAAGGAGGCTTCTGATGAGTTATAACTCAAACTTGGTTCCAATGTTAGATCTGGGGGCAGGTCCTGAGGGGCTGAGGACCTGCACTGCTTCTAATGTTgcccatctttattttttatctttctgttaAGATCACTGTAAATGCGGCTTAAGTCACATTTGCAGAATAcacacttgtatgtatgtatgtatgtatatgtatatgtatatgtatacatatatatacaatgtatattcTGCAGATCCAGGAAGCAGGATTTGACATTCTATCAAATGAAGAGAGAACCCTGACAGAGGCAGAAATGCAAGTGTTCTATCAACACAGAGCCAGGGAGGTCAGCTCATCTGCTCCTATTGGTCCATctcactctctcttctcctcctccaacaCTATGCTGACAGGTTTAGGAGTTGGGGAGAGCAATATGAAGAACAAGAGTATGAACAGCAAGTGGGTGGGTAACGGGTTTGCACTCAGAATATGATTAGAGCCTGTACAGCTCATGTACAATGGCtccaaggaaaacattttaactgTAAGTAATGGAATAAAGACTTTTATTAGAAGGATGTTCTGTAACTCCCAGAATtcatgaacaaaaatgaaaatgcttaACAAGAGGACTTGAAGAGAAAGTTCTAGGGCCCACAGGAGCCAAGGCAGTAGGCAGACCACTCAAGACATCTCCAACTGCCGTTTTAGTCTACATGCCttttctgcttgcttctgcttaTGATTTGCCTACTTGGAGAGTATGGCCAGTCACTCTTAGGCCACAGCACCACTTCCTAAGCCAGAGGTGTGATGGTTGCTAAGCATCATGGTTGTGAAATGAGGAACAAATGAAATGGAGGAGAGATCTTCCCCTAAGGAAACCCAGGATACTGTTATTGAAGGAGAAAGGGCTACATTCATGGTGAGGGGAAGTTGCATCTACACTCTACCCTTGGAGATCCAACACCCATATATTACATAGCCATACATACAATACTTTTAGCATGCCACTACCCACCTGGCTTACCTTCCTGGGCTCCTGGGGTGTGGCTGGCCATCACCATTACAGCGGGCAGACATGGCTGTGTGTCCATGAGCATACAAGGCAGATTATAACTCCCTTCCAGTCTGTGGGTTGTCTGGGTTCGCTGGCCTTTTTCAGGTACAAGTAACTCCTGCCCCAGGTCATTGTTTTTCTCCCCTGTGCCTAGGAGGCATTTGAGAAGCTAGTACATCACATGTGCAGTGGACCCAGCCACCTCCTGATCCTCACCAGGACCGAGGGCACCGAGGATGTAGTCACTGCTTGGCGAACCTTCCTGGGGCCTTGTGACCCCAATGTGGCCAGGAGGGAACATCCTGAAAGGTGATACCAGCTGTGGTTCCTTCATCCACCTCAAGCTGACACTTCAGTTGGTGTTTGGTTTGgaattgtgggtgatgccatcagCTCTCTGGTGGCCAGGTCCCCTTCCATATATCTCGGAAGTCTTTGACATCTTCTGACCCTGATGGAGTTTCCCAGTCTTGCCTGAATGCCCCTACCACGGGATGTCCCTCCCCGCTCTCTTCTAAAGGCTGCTGCTGAGTGTGGCTCACGGTCACAGATCTGAGACCCAGTCAAGCCTGCCAGGTCAAAGGCTGCAGCATGGCCTGTACTGTAGACTCAACTCCCACAGCCCTCTGGAGTCAGCTTCCTGTTCAGCACACTTACCTAGACCTCCTTAACCTGCTCTGGGACTCAGTGAGTTTTGGCTAATGCCAAATCCATGGGTCCTGGCCTTTGAGGTGACAGACCCATGGACAGACAACAGGAAAGGACTTCGCTAAAAGCTAAAGCTCTAGAGCTGTACCTTGCAGTCATAAGGGGCAAGGGCATCTAACTGACACTAAGTAAAGCAGCCGAGACTCAGACCTTAGGTCACCACTAATGGGTCAAGTCCCTCCTTGGCTTTACTTCCTAGGCTGTAAAGTGGGAATGTCCACGatcagaagccagaggcactTAGAGCTGTGCTCAGCACAGAGGTCCTACCTAGCACTACCAACCAGTGTTACAGTTCTTCTCAAAATTAGTTTTGAAGAGCTATATGGGGCACTGCCCGGTGCTAGTCCTACACAGCGGGAATTGTCTCCCTCTGGGCAGAGGTCAAATGCAGTGTGAGACGCCCCTGGCCAGCAGCTGCTGGCATGGCTGCTGTTCTCGGATTCTCTACAAAGAGCAAGCACCCTCATGCTGATTTGGTAGCTGGTGGTCCCGCTCCCAGAGAGCAAAGCATTTCTTTGCAAGTGAAGCAATTGTTTCTCTTACATTGTTCCAATGCTGCCAGTCTCCGGGCCCAGTATGGCACAGAAATGCCCTTTAATGCTGTGCATGGAAGCCGGGACAGAGAAGATGCCaacagagagctggccctgctcttCCCCAGTTTCAAGTTTTCAGATAAAGACACGAAAGCCCCCCAGGGTAAGTTGTCAAGGCCGATTTCTTTATTCAATCTGAGGTGAAAGCCATTCATGACCGATTATGCCTGTGTGAAACCGACAGCTTGCCTCCTAATTAGCAAATCAAGTTCAGTTCTGAAACATGGGTCATCATGTAACGGCTTGTTCATCGAGCAGTAGGGCAGCGTTTTCATACCACACTGGGCGTTCTCTGCTTACTGTGGATCCTAGTTCCACTGCAAAGACACTTGGTCGTTCTTTCTGCAAACCATGAGGAAAATCTCACAACTttcaacaaaattagaaatttatttttataatttcacatGTGCATGCTTTGCATAGTGATCACtttcatctccccctccccccaaatctcTCTAGTGCTCCTGTCTGTTCATTCTGTGTTGTGATCCACCGAGATTAACCAGGGCCACttgtgtgaccatgggtttgaAGCTATCTGTTAGCTAATGTCTGGAGAACTCACACTACACTACACCCTATCTCTCCCAGGGTCTATTGACAGTCAAGAGTTTGGAGGTAAAGGGTGGGACCTCATGAGGGCCCCGTGCAGGTAATGACAACTGATGCGAGTTAATGATTACGGCAGTTTTACGAGTCTAGGGAATGGGGTTTGGTGGACCTTCACCCTGCCTCTCTTTCAGTGTTTCCTGAGCGTTAGAGGGGGAGGTATAAGACTTACTTAGGGCTGAGCCCACATCTGTCACTCATTTTCTGCATCCTGTGCAGCCAGGAGTCTTTATTCACTACTGTCCACTGTCAGGAGGCCTCTTATGATTAAGGCTGGTGTCTCCTTGTCTATGGGTCTCAGCACTGGTATTCAGAAGGCAATTGCTAACAATCGGTCAAGTTAACCCTGAGAAATACGTTCCCCACacgggcctcctcctcctcccatacCTGGGTTGTTAGCTGGGTTACCAGGCACTGGTCTCATCCTTTGGAAAGGGTCTTGAATCCATGCAGGTGGCACTTGGTTATTTTATCAACGCTGTGTATATGGGCATTCTTTGCTTTTCAAATGGCTTCTTCATACTGGACAAAGTTAATCCCATCCCAAACCCTCATCTCCCTAATCTCCAAGGCCTCCTTCCCTGCCTAACCCCTTCCACCCACACTACCTCCCTACTTTCTATTTATGTTCTACTATATGCCTTTCCTAAGTTAATCCTTACCTCATATCACCTTGCTTCCTCGCTTGCACAGTCCATGTGATATGAATCATACTGAAGAGTCGACACTATGATCCCCGTGTGAGAGCATATGGCATTTGTCCATTTGGGTTTGGATTACcttacttaaaataatttctttccccaattccatccatttccctgcacatttcatttttctttgcagctgagtAATATCCCACTGTGTATGTACAAACCTTGGTTATTCATCTGTTACTTCCATTTCTTAGGCCCTGTGAATAGGGCAGCAATGAACACGAGCAGTTACCCCTGTCACAGGGCAGAGAGTCCTTTGGGAATATGTCTTTGAGGAGAACCCTCCcgattgatttccagagtggctacaGTAGTtaacattcccatcaacagtgtaCAAAGGTCCCCTTCCCCCACATCTGCACCAGCTTTTGCTAGTGGTGTTCTTGATAACTGTCATTCTGTTGGTGTGTGAGGTGGAATGTTAAGGtgattttaatctgcatttccttACTGGCCAAGGTTGCTGAACacctttaaagtgtttttttttttttttttttttttacctttaaagtttttaatcatTGGTGAAAATTTAATAACTTTCTCAGCCGTCCTTCAAAGCCAGGTGTCCCTCTCTTGTCTCTGGACCCTGTTCCCTGGCAGGCTTGCTGAGAAGCCAGGCTGCACTAGAAGGGTCCCTTCTGGAGCCTGCTGTGGCCTTCTGCCCCTCAGCCAGCATCAGAGTGGGCTATGAAGGATCAGCATCTTTTTCTCCATGGGAAGTACTCACGGGACCTGGGGCAAGATGGGTCAGGCCATCATCTTCTCCAGATCTGGGTGAGAAACCAGAATCTAGGTGCACACAACATCGGTTCTGTAACCAGAACTGGGTCCAGCTGTGACTGCAGTGAGGTAAAAGGGGTTGGAAATGAATAGTCTAGGGAAAACCCAAGGATGTAAAGGTTAGTTTAAGAGgaagcaagccgggcggtggcacacacctttaatcacagcacttgggagacagagaccagcctggtctacagagagttccaggacagccaggtctacatagaaaaaccgtgtcaaaaaaaaaaaaaaaaaaggctgcacACAGATCTAAAGTACGTATTACTTACATGTTTGGATTTTATTTACCTAAATGTTTGGTGTGCTGATGGTCTCAAGATCTAAAGCTCATTCTGTCAGGATGGGTAGAGTGGGAGCTGAGGAATATGCTGAGTGCACCCACCTCGGGATTCAGGAAGCCCTGGGGAGTGTGGTTCTGGGGGGGAGATCAGGGACCCAAGTTCACACTGCCAAGCACTGGTGTTCTTCAGTTTTCTCACTTGGTGACCAGTCCTGCCAGGGCCAGCTTCCCTCAGAACCCCTGACACATCTTTATCCATTTGGGGACATGCCTGGAGGCACAAAGGTGTAACTCGGGGCCACTGTGGGGCAGGTGGAAGTGAACTGGCTGGAAACAACTGACCAGGGGTCCTGGGGAGTGCTGGAGACTTGAGATCTGGCATCTTGGCCTCAGCTGAGAGAGCAAGGAGGATAATTCTCGACGGGTCTGAGGCCAGATCATGCT
This window harbors:
- the Nme9 gene encoding thioredoxin domain-containing protein 6 isoform X3 yields the protein MGSRKKEIALQVNINTQELWEEMLSSKGLTVVDVYQGWCGPCKPVVSLFQKMRMEVGLDLLHFALGGELVAVVKGANAPLLRKTILHQLEVEKKVLAEGRERNVVTDEVLSGVAKCPPREKGGGEEEEIASSEKTCTLAIIKPDAVAHGKADEIMMKIQEAGFDILSNEERTLTEAEMQVFYQHRAREEAFEKLVHHMCSGPSHLLILTRTEGTEDVVTAWRTFLGPCDPNVARREHPESLRAQYGTEMPFNAVHGSRDREDANRELALLFPSFKFSDKDTKAPQGAEAQSGEPHGGPLHL
- the Nme9 gene encoding thioredoxin domain-containing protein 6 isoform X2, with the protein product MRMEVGLDLLHFALAEADSLDVLEKYRGKCEPTFLFYAGGELVAVVKGANAPLLRKTILHQLEVEKKVLAEGRERNVVTDEVLSGVAKCPPREKGGGEEEEIASSEKTCTLAIIKPDAVAHGKADEIMMKIQEAGFDILSNEERTLTEAEMQVFYQHRAREEAFEKLVHHMCSGPSHLLILTRTEGTEDVVTAWRTFLGPCDPNVARREHPESLRAQYGTEMPFNAVHGSRDREDANRELALLFPSFKFSDKDTKAPQGAEAQSGEPHGGPLHL